Proteins encoded by one window of Cryptomeria japonica unplaced genomic scaffold, Sugi_1.0 HiC_scaffold_893, whole genome shotgun sequence:
- the LOC131042973 gene encoding uncharacterized protein LOC131042973 gives MALFFFYRKTAADVDNRISNTAIHNFSSRRLSYEERKLLGLGIKFIPRPPPMSPSLIAEEFRAFARLFRLRAFFGPDSDAPTPASPFTRASFPPKFKKRNPFWNPPDRCYPLEDILQQGEAILQKQLASVSFSARPMLPSRLLKSLKTLKRDKSIIIKPADKNLGLVILDSSWYRSEGLRQLSDSLVYERVDSVPWHIIWKRLSVIIKDFKFLLDPVSAFLTKFPPPSARPCAFYLLPKIHKPVLAGRPICSYSGYILEPASQLLHHLLFPILLEQKSHLSDSRTLLRDLGSLHLPTSCILFTFDVESLYPSIPTPAGLAALEEMVSDYFRENSFDSRLVDLIVRLATLVLTFHYLDFDGFTYKQVRGTAMGSNFAVVYACLFLCHLENRLFASFDCSELLFFKRYIDDAVGVWTGSEETLSLFFQHYQMFYPEIKITTCVSSSSVNILDITFFKGERFSASGILDTCCFQKPLNAYQYIPFGSWHPQHQKKSFIISELRRYLLRESSPSGFIQLKKMFYLRLRARGYPKNFLLQCFNKVSRTDKSVLLNKLQLQPFKRRGAPLILKLDYCSATKALNLGATLNPTLHRLCQEVPELQHISPPRVCWRNPRKLGSFLLRSRFLSRG, from the coding sequence ATGGCTTTATTTTTCTTCTACAGAAAGACTGCTGCGGATGTGGACAACCGTATCTCGAATACTGCCATCCACAACTTCTCCTCTCGGCGCCTCTCTTACGAAGAACGAAAGCTACTGGGTCTCGGCATCAAGTTCATTCCAAGGCCTCCACCTATGTCTCCTTCTCTTATTGCTGAAGAATTCAGAGCTTTTGCCCGTTTGTTTCGTCTTCGCGCCTTTTTTGGTCCGGACTCAGATGCTCCTACTCCTGCTTCTCCTTTCACCAGAGCCTCGTTCCCACCAAAGTTCAAAAAGCGCAACCCCTTCTGGAATCCACCTGATCGGTGCTATCCTCTAGAAGATATTTTGCAACAAGGCGAAGCAATCCTGCAAAAACAATTGGCTTCCGTTTCTTTCTCTGCTCGGCCCATGTTGCCTTCCAGACTGCTCAAGAGTCTAAAAACTCTGAAACGGGATAAGTCGATTATCATCAAACCCGCTGATAAGAATCTCGGACTTGTCATCCTGGATTCTTCTTGGTACCGCTCAGAAGGCCTTAGACAACTTTCTGATTCTCTGGTCTATGAGCGTGTTGACTCTGTTCCTTGGCATATTATCTGGAAACGGCTCTCTGTAATCATTAAGGACTTCAAGTTCCTTCTTGATCCTGTATCTGCCTTTCTCACTAAATTTCCACCTCCCTCTGCGCGGCCCTGTGCTTTCTATCTTCTCCCGAAGATACACAAACCCGTCTTGGCTGGTCGGCCCATCTGCAGTTACTCAGGTTATATCTTAGAGCCTGCTTCTCAGCTTTTACACCATCTTTTGTTTCCCATCCTGCTTGAACAGAAGTCCCACCTCTCTGACTCTCGTACTCTCTTGCGAGATCTCGGTTCTCTCCATCTCCCTACAAGCTGTATCCTTTTCACCTTTGATGTGGAATCTCTGTACCCCAGCATCCCTACTCCTGCGGGTCTTGCAGCTCTGGAAGAGATGGTTTCAGATTACTTCAGAGAGAATTCTTTTGATTCTCGGCTTGTTGATCTGATTGTCAGATTGGCTACTTTGGTGCTCACTTTTCACTACTTGGATTTTGATGGCTTTACTTACAAGCAAGTCAGAGGAACTGCTATGGGAAGCAACTTCGCAGTTGTCTATGCCTGCCTCTTCCTTTGCCATCTAGAAAACCGTCTGTTTGCCAGTTTTGATTGTTCTGAGCTCCTGTTTTTCAAGCGGTATATTGATGATGCAGTTGGTGTCTGGACTGGTTCTGAAGAGACTCTATCTCTCTTTTTTCAGCACTACCAGATGTTCTATCCCGAAATTAAGATCACAACTTGTGTTTCTTCTTCTTCGGTGAACATCCTGGATATTACTTTTTTCAAGGGAGAACGCTTCTCTGCTTCTGGTATTCTTGACACTTGTTGTTTCCAGAAGCCTCTGAACGCCTACCAGTACATCCCTTTTGGATCCTGGCACCCTCAGCACCAAAAGAAGTCTTTTATTATCAGTGAACTGCGTAGATATCTTCTTCGGGAATCCAGTCCCTCTGGTTTTATTCAGCTGAAGAAAATGTTCTATCTCAGGCTTCGAGCTCGCGGCTACCCTAAGAATTTCCTGCTCCAATGCTTCAACAAGGTCTCTCGGACAGACAAGTCAGTGCTCCTCAACAAGCTTCAGCTTCAACCCTTCAAGAGGAGAGGGGCCCCCCTGATTCTTAAGCTGGATTATTGCTCAGCCACTAAAGCTTTAAATCTCGGGGCCACCCTAAACCCTACACTTCATCGGCTCTGCCAAGAAGTCCCTGAACTGCAACACATTTCCCCTCCGAGAGTCTGTTGGCGCAATCCTAGGAAACTAGGATCTTTTTTGCTCAGGAGCAGATTCCTTTCCAGAGGATAA